A single Oncorhynchus mykiss isolate Arlee chromosome 22, USDA_OmykA_1.1, whole genome shotgun sequence DNA region contains:
- the LOC110501784 gene encoding microtubule-associated protein 2 isoform X20: protein MLFVLCYTLKMDTDKPDSERSGSLSPDFTEQESPAFLSRDHTAAPLIPKTDMASPSPSLSPLPSNSQSQAKELSKMSILDEPKTVSEKQLESSNLTTEVESSNLTTDSGSGFTTAGDQGQGQGVPSDSNKDKSGMSAYFETSALKPDEGSKGVQAEGYYELSTAGKEKVLGSSSPTVPSPLEINYSMLAQTQSVEEKSDTMGDQKETLPALDRSNECRLSPGKLALDQRSYSLNITIGSMDPSGHGRPRNFSPLATDIMSFTSGSLEESANLPVTTPSVEKEPPPFRPLILETAASVTSDSSSPPHNTATETPGEKTSPQGSESPESPFPPKYYYKNGTVMAPDLPEMLDLAGSRSRLASENTDPEIMRRKSVPVDAQVLGSDSLANLVLGDQSQNQSLAKSESQLEELGYCVFSEYSGPMPSPADLHSPIDSPPQRFTPMALEEKMVEEKLKIDARDKLAEDEKTSQLAESAGSKEKEETKQMGQKDSASEEKDNKKISHENASMENQKDKPASAVKSAESFVTPTVTVTLEEEEKLGDNGPETDAEMAAYERQIRRLEMEDRPLSMEEERELQELREKVKDKFLVHQEAYEEVDAEDVYQLTGVAKDRIGRPVRPSPASSVESTTEEDNVSVTETEKLKQTGGQTTPKKVDIMVMSPSVSVGGSSITEEDKVLVTETEKPKQTGGQTTPTKLDVMATSPSVSGDGVSATEEDTVPVMETEKPKQNGGQTTPTKVDIMVTSPSVSGDGVSTTEEDKVPVMEIEKPKQTGGQTTPTKVDIMVTSPSVSGDGVSTTEEDKVPVMEIEKPKQTGGQTTPTKVDIMVTSPSVSVDGVSTTEEDKISITETEKPKQTGGQTTPTKLNVMVTSPSVSGDGVSTTEEDKVPVTEIEKPKQNGGQTTPTKVDIMVTSPSVSGGVVSTPEEENVPVMEIEKPKQTGGQTTPTKIDVMVTSPSVSGDGVSTTEEENVSVMEIEKPKQTGGQTTPTKIDVMTTSPSVSGCGVSTTEEDDEKVSKEELKEQVVEVKERTMEENKKVEGEEEDTEQAVEPDEIMIKIKPSMPVEKEEEVEKDRMTNKEEEEEEDSKVLAGAGAAVIDVPEPRAAIESVVTVEDDFITVVQTIEEGEEPGHSVRFSAPPEPETPEEEEEESQEVEIMEAASLEEVGDVSEEVLEKELQASPEKEVQLETEGQTESYDRDETTMDDSILDSSWVDTQDLSTVDVDDDMSMAAEQIEPLTADRVPAPPVKKYKTLQQQKQEKQPVKPKAKSGRVRGREGCVSTPERKPVRKETVCIPREDIKKKKAVNKKTELTKKAETRSSPSRKSVLKPTAVRHPSPAQPQPHPCARRKPTVGVPEGRRPLSVARQSRDRASSPPLTKIPTCKTRVVTLLPPRPNSSCSSHTKKNLLGEVELDRPRPSSGGPRDSTTLPRLIYTDGGSQSPKRSSLPRPASVPRPASILSRRIHHQPHDQEESSTSITSSGSTAPRRPTSFSTEVRAEHRTGRAPSWTGTQSMRSRSLCTTTRTPGSTAISPGTPPSYSYSCRTPGTPLTPGTPRSRSLLQEKKVALLRTPPKSPATTPKQLRILNQPLPDLKNIKSKIGSTDNIKYQPKGGQIQILNKKLDFSHVQSKCGSKDNMKHSPRGGHVLIPSVKLDFSHVQSRCGSLDKRQYAAGGGNVQIQTKKIDLSHVTSKCGSLDNIRHRPGGGNVRIESVKLDFKDKAQPKVGSLDNAHHTPGGGHIMIESHKLLFRDMAKARVDHGAEIIVTQSPEMGMSGTVSPHRDSHLSSSGSINLLESPQLATLAEDVTAALAKQGL from the exons ATGCTCTTTGTATTGTGCTACA CCTTGAAGATGGACACGGACAAACCAGACAGCGAGAGGAGTGGATCCCTCAGCCCAGACTTCACTGAACAAGAGAGTCCAGCTTTCCTCAGCAGGGACCACACAGCAGCACCCCTGATCCCCAAAACGGACATggcttccccttccccttctctGTCCCCTTTACCTTCAAACAGCCAGAGCCAAGCCAAAGAGCTTAGCAAAATGTCTATACTGGATGAACCTAAAACAGTCTCAGAGAAGCAGCTTGAGTCCAGTAACCTCACGACGGAGGTTGAGTCCAGTAACCTCACGACGGATTCAGGGTCTGGGTTCACTACAGCTGGAGACCAAGGTCAAGGACAAGGGGTCCCATCTGACTCTAACAAAGACAAATCGGGCATGTCAGCTTATTTCGAGACTTCGGCCCTGAAGCCAGACGAGGGATCCAAGGGGGTTCAAGCAGAAGGTTATTATGAACTGAGCACCGCAGGAAAAGAGAAGGTCTTAGGGAGCAGTTCCCCAACAGTTCCGTCACCCCTTGAGATCAACTACAGCATGCTGGCACAAACACAGTCAGTGGAGGAGAAATCAGACACGATGGGAGATCAAAAGGAGACCTTACCGGCCCTGGACAGGAGTAACGAATGTAGGCTGTCTCCTGGGAAGCTGGCCCTGGATCAAAGAAGCTACTCTCTCAACATTACGATTGGATCGATGGATCCCAGTGGTCATGGACGACCTAGAAACTTCTCCCCACTGGCCACGGATATCATGTCTTTTACCAGCGGCAGTCTGGAGGAGTCTGCCAATCTCCCAGTCACCACCCCATCTGTGGAGAAGGAGCCACCACCCTTCCGTCCCCTGATCCTGGAGACGGCAGCCTCAGTCACGTCCGACTCTTCATCTCCTCCCCACAACACAGCAACAGAGACCCCTGGTGAAAAGACCAGCCCCCAGGGGTCAGAGTCCCCAGAATCACCCTTCCCACCCAAATACTACTACAAAAACGGGACAGTCATGGCTCCTGACCTACCTGAAATGCTGGACCTTGCGGGAAGCAGGTCTAGACTGGCTTCTGAGAACACTGACCCTGAGATCATGAGGAGGAAGTCTGTCCCTGTGGACGCCCAAGTCCTTGGCAGCGACTCCCTGGCTAACCTGGTTCTGGGGGACCAGAGTCAGAACCAGAGTCTTGCCAAGAGTGAGAGCCAGCTGGAGGAGTTGGGTTACTGTGTGTTCAGTGAGTACTCAGGGCCCATGCCTTCCCCTGCTGACCTCCATAGTCCCATTGACTCCCCGCCCCAGCGCTTTACCCCTATGGCTCTGGAGGAAAAGATGGTGGAGGAGAAACTGAAAATCGATGCCAGAGACAAACTAGCCGAAGACGAGAAGACCAGTCAGTTAGCTGAGAGCGCCGGTTCCAAAGAAAAAGAAGAAACCAAACAAATGGGACAGAAGGATTCAGCTTCAGAGGAAAAAGACAACAAAAAGATCAGCCATGAAAATGCTTCCATGGAAAACCAAAAAGATAAACCAGCTTCAGCTGTGAAGTCAGCCGAGTCCTTTGTAACTCCTACAGTGACGGTTAccctggaagaggaggagaagctAGGAGACAACGGACCCGAGACAGATGCTGAGATGGCTGCCTATGAGAGGCAGATCCGCCGGCTGGAGATGGAGGACAGGCCCCTGAGCATGGAGGAGGAGCGGGAGCTGCAGGAGCTCAGGGAGAAAGTGAAGGACAAGTTCCTGGTGCACCAGGAGGCATACGAGGAGGTGGATGCTGAAGACGTCTACCAACTGACTGGAGTTGCCAAGGACAGGATCGGCAGGCCCGTTAGGCCCTCCCCAGCCTCCTCTGTGGAGagtaccacagaagaagacaatgTTTCAGTTACGGAGACAGAGAAACTTAAACAGACGGGAGGTCAGACAACGCCAAAGAAGGTTGACATCATGGTGATGTCTCCATCTGTGTCAGTTGGTGGTTCGAGCATCACAGAAGAAGACAAGGTTTTAGTTACGGAGACAGAGAAACCTAAGCAGACAGGAGGTCAGACAACACCAACAAAGCTTGACGTCATGGCAACGTCTCCATCTGTGTCAGGTGATGGTGTAAGCGCCACAGAAGAAGACACGGTTCCTGTTATGGAGACAGAGAAACCTAAACAGAATGGAGGTCAGACAACGCCAACGAAGGTTGACATCATGGTGACTTCTCCATCTGTGTCAGGTGATGGTGTgagcaccacagaagaagacaaggTTCCAGTTATGGAAATAGAGAAACCTAAACAGACGGGAGGTCAGACAACACCAACCAAGGTTGACATCATGGTAACTTCTCCATCTGTGTCAGGTGATGGTGTgagcaccacagaagaagacaaggTTCCAGTTATGGAAATAGAGAAACCTAAACAGACGGGAGGTCAGACAACACCAACCAAGGTTGACATCATGGTGACTTCTCCGTCTGTGTCAGTTGATGGTGTgagcaccacagaagaagacaagaTTTCAATTACGGAGACAGAGAAACCTAAACAGACGGGAGGTCAGACAACACCAACAAAGCTTAACGTCATGGTGACGTCTCCCTCTGTGTCAGGTGATGGTGTgagcaccacagaagaagacaaggTTCCAGTTACGGAAATAGAGAAACCTAAACAGAATGGAGGTCAGACAACACCAACCAAGGTTGACATCATGGTGACTTCTCCATCTGTGTCAGGTGGTGTTGTGAGCACCCCAGAAGAAGAAAATGTTCCAGTTATGGAAATAGAGAAACCTAAACAGACGGGAGGTCAGACAACGCCAACAAAGATTGACGTCATGGTGACGTCTCCCTCTGTGTCAGGTGATGGTGTgagcaccacagaagaagaaaatgtTTCAGTTATGGAAATAGAGAAACCTAAACAGACGGGAGGTCAGACAACGCCAACAAAGATTGACGTTATGACGACGTCTCCATCTGTGTCAGGTTGTGGTGTGAGCACCACAGAAGAAGATGACGAGAAAGTTAGCAaagaggagctgaaggagcaggttGTAGAGGTCAAAGAGAGGACCATGGAAGAAAATAAaaaggtagagggggaggaggaggatacaGAGCAGGCAGTGGAACCAGATGAAATCATGATAAAGATAAAACCATCAATGCCtgtagagaaagaagaggaggttgAGAAGGATAGAATGACAaacaaggaggaagaggaggaggaagatagcaAAGTTCTGGCAGGGGCAGGAGCAGCGGTGATTGATGTTCCAGAACCCAGAGCTGCCATAGAGTCAGTGGTGACTGTAGAAGATGACTTCATCACTGTAGTCCAGACCATCGAAGAGGGTGAGGAGCCAGGACACAGCGTGCGGTTTTCCGCTCCGCCCGAGCCTGAGacaccagaggaggaggaggaggagtcccAGGAGGTGGAGATCATGGAGGCAGCTAGTCTAGAGGAGGTGGGGGATGTCTCAGAGGAGGTCCTTGAGAAGGAGTTGCAGGCCTCCCCAGAGAAGGAGGTGCAGTTGGAGAccgagggacagacagagagctacGACAGAGACGAGACCACCATGGACGACTCCATCCTAGACAGCTCTTGGGTCGATACTCAAG ATCTCTCCACTGTCGATGTGGATGATGACATGAGCATGGCTGCCGAGCAGATCGAGCCCCTGACAGCCGACCGGGTCCCAGCCCCACCAGTCAAGAAGTACAAGACTCTCCAGCAGCAGAAGCAGGAAAAGCAGCCAGTGAAGCCCAAGGCTAAAAGCGGGCGTGTGAGGGGGCGCGAGGGGTGCGTCTCCACCCCTGAACGTAAACCCGTCCGCAAGGAGACTGTCTGTATCCCCAGGGAAGACATCAAGAAGAAAAAAG CCGTGAACAAGAAGACTGAGCTGACTAAGAAAGCAGAGACGCGCTCCTCTCCATCCCGGAAGAGTGTGTTAAAGCCTACTGCGGTCCGACACCCAAGTCCCGCCCAGCCCCAACCCCACCCCTGTGCTAGGAGGAAACCTACAG TGGGTGTACCAGAAGGTCGTCGGCCCCTCAGTGTAGCTAGACAGTCTCGGGACAGAGCCTCA TCACCACCATTAACAAAGATCCCAACCTGTAAAACGCGAGTGGTCACCCTCCTGCCCCCCCGCCCTAACTCGTCCTGCTCCTCCCACACTAAAAAGAACTTGCTGGGGGAGGTGGAGCTTGATAGGCCCCGCCCCTCCTCAGGTGGGCCTCGTGACTCTACCACACTACCCAGACTGATATACACG gaTGGCGGTTCGCAGAGCCCAAAAAGGTCGTCCCTGCCCCGGCCTGCTTCTGTCCCGCGGCCTGCCTCTATCCTCAGCCGGCGTATCCACCACCAACCACATGACCAGGAGGAGAGCTCCACCTCTATCACCAGCTCCGGCTCTACCGCACCCCGTAGACCCACGT CATTCAGTACAGAGGTCAGGGCGGAGCATAGGACAGGACGCGCCCCTAGTTGGACAG GCACACAGTCGATGCGTTCCCGTTCGCTGTGCACCACAACCCGCACCCCAGGGTCCACAGCCATCTCCCCGGGGACTCCTCCCAGCTATAGCTACTCCTGCCGCACACCTGGGACCCCTCTCACCCCTGGCACACCCCGTTCTCGAAGCCTGCTGCAGGAGAAGAAG GTGGCTCTGCTCCGCACCCCTCCCAAGTCACCTGCTACCACTCCCAAACAGCTCCGCATCCTTAACCAGCCCCTTCCCGACCTCAAGAACATCAAGTCCAAGATCGGCTCCACAGACAACATCAAGTACCAGCCCAAGGGGGGACAG ATTCAGATTTTAAACAAGAAGCTGGACTTCAGTCACGTACAGTCAAAATGCGGATCCAAGGATAACATGAAGCATTCTCCTCGTGGAGGCCAT GTGCTTATTCCCAGTGTTAAACTGGACTTTAGCCATGTTCAGTCTAGGTGTGGCTCCCTGGACAAAAGACAGTATGCTGCGGGAGGGGGAAAT GTGCAGATTCAGACCAAGAAGATTGACCTGAGTCACGTGACCTCCAAGTGTGGATCGCTGGACAACATCCGCCACCGGCCAG GGGGAGGTAACGTGCGCATAGAGAGTGTGAAGCTGGACTTTAAAGACAAGGCCCAGCCCAAGGTGGGTTCCCTGGATAATGCACACCACACCCCTGGTGGAGGCCACATTATG ATCGAAAGCCACAAGCTGTTGTTCCGTGATATGGCCAAGGCCCGGGTGGACCACGGGGCGGAGATCATTGTGACCCAGTCTCCGGAAATGGGCATGTCAGGGACGGTGTCCCCCCACCGCGACAGCCACCTGTCCTCCTCTGGCAGCATCAACTTGCTGGAGTCTCCACAGCTAGCCACTCTAGCTGAAGACGTCACCGCCGCCCTGGCCAAGCAGGGCTTGTGA
- the LOC110501784 gene encoding microtubule-associated protein 2 isoform X21 encodes MDTDKPDSERSGSLSPDFTEQESPAFLSRDHTAAPLIPKTDMASPSPSLSPLPSNSQSQAKELSKMSILDEPKTVSEKQLESSNLTTEVESSNLTTDSGSGFTTAGDQGQGQGVPSDSNKDKSGMSAYFETSALKPDEGSKGVQAEGYYELSTAGKEKVLGSSSPTVPSPLEINYSMLAQTQSVEEKSDTMGDQKETLPALDRSNECRLSPGKLALDQRSYSLNITIGSMDPSGHGRPRNFSPLATDIMSFTSGSLEESANLPVTTPSVEKEPPPFRPLILETAASVTSDSSSPPHNTATETPGEKTSPQGSESPESPFPPKYYYKNGTVMAPDLPEMLDLAGSRSRLASENTDPEIMRRKSVPVDAQVLGSDSLANLVLGDQSQNQSLAKSESQLEELGYCVFSEYSGPMPSPADLHSPIDSPPQRFTPMALEEKMVEEKLKIDARDKLAEDEKTSQLAESAGSKEKEETKQMGQKDSASEEKDNKKISHENASMENQKDKPASAVKSAESFVTPTVTVTLEEEEKLGDNGPETDAEMAAYERQIRRLEMEDRPLSMEEERELQELREKVKDKFLVHQEAYEEVDAEDVYQLTGVAKDRIGRPVRPSPASSVESTTEEDNVSVTETEKLKQTGGQTTPKKVDIMVMSPSVSVGGSSITEEDKVLVTETEKPKQTGGQTTPTKLDVMATSPSVSGDGVSATEEDTVPVMETEKPKQNGGQTTPTKVDIMVTSPSVSGDGVSTTEEDKVPVMEIEKPKQTGGQTTPTKVDIMVTSPSVSGDGVSTTEEDKVPVMEIEKPKQTGGQTTPTKVDIMVTSPSVSVDGVSTTEEDKISITETEKPKQTGGQTTPTKLNVMVTSPSVSGDGVSTTEEDKVPVTEIEKPKQNGGQTTPTKVDIMVTSPSVSGGVVSTPEEENVPVMEIEKPKQTGGQTTPTKIDVMVTSPSVSGDGVSTTEEENVSVMEIEKPKQTGGQTTPTKIDVMTTSPSVSGCGVSTTEEDDEKVSKEELKEQVVEVKERTMEENKKVEGEEEDTEQAVEPDEIMIKIKPSMPVEKEEEVEKDRMTNKEEEEEEDSKVLAGAGAAVIDVPEPRAAIESVVTVEDDFITVVQTIEEGEEPGHSVRFSAPPEPETPEEEEEESQEVEIMEAASLEEVGDVSEEVLEKELQASPEKEVQLETEGQTESYDRDETTMDDSILDSSWVDTQDLSTVDVDDDMSMAAEQIEPLTADRVPAPPVKKYKTLQQQKQEKQPVKPKAKSGRVRGREGCVSTPERKPVRKETVCIPREDIKKKKAVNKKTELTKKAETRSSPSRKSVLKPTAVRHPSPAQPQPHPCARRKPTVGVPEGRRPLSVARQSRDRASSPPLTKIPTCKTRVVTLLPPRPNSSCSSHTKKNLLGEVELDRPRPSSGGPRDSTTLPRLIYTDGGSQSPKRSSLPRPASVPRPASILSRRIHHQPHDQEESSTSITSSGSTAPRRPTSFSTEVRAEHRTGRAPSWTGTQSMRSRSLCTTTRTPGSTAISPGTPPSYSYSCRTPGTPLTPGTPRSRSLLQEKKVALLRTPPKSPATTPKQLRILNQPLPDLKNIKSKIGSTDNIKYQPKGGQIQILNKKLDFSHVQSKCGSKDNMKHSPRGGHVLIPSVKLDFSHVQSRCGSLDKRQYAAGGGNVQIQTKKIDLSHVTSKCGSLDNIRHRPGGGNVRIESVKLDFKDKAQPKVGSLDNAHHTPGGGHIMIESHKLLFRDMAKARVDHGAEIIVTQSPEMGMSGTVSPHRDSHLSSSGSINLLESPQLATLAEDVTAALAKQGL; translated from the exons ATGGACACGGACAAACCAGACAGCGAGAGGAGTGGATCCCTCAGCCCAGACTTCACTGAACAAGAGAGTCCAGCTTTCCTCAGCAGGGACCACACAGCAGCACCCCTGATCCCCAAAACGGACATggcttccccttccccttctctGTCCCCTTTACCTTCAAACAGCCAGAGCCAAGCCAAAGAGCTTAGCAAAATGTCTATACTGGATGAACCTAAAACAGTCTCAGAGAAGCAGCTTGAGTCCAGTAACCTCACGACGGAGGTTGAGTCCAGTAACCTCACGACGGATTCAGGGTCTGGGTTCACTACAGCTGGAGACCAAGGTCAAGGACAAGGGGTCCCATCTGACTCTAACAAAGACAAATCGGGCATGTCAGCTTATTTCGAGACTTCGGCCCTGAAGCCAGACGAGGGATCCAAGGGGGTTCAAGCAGAAGGTTATTATGAACTGAGCACCGCAGGAAAAGAGAAGGTCTTAGGGAGCAGTTCCCCAACAGTTCCGTCACCCCTTGAGATCAACTACAGCATGCTGGCACAAACACAGTCAGTGGAGGAGAAATCAGACACGATGGGAGATCAAAAGGAGACCTTACCGGCCCTGGACAGGAGTAACGAATGTAGGCTGTCTCCTGGGAAGCTGGCCCTGGATCAAAGAAGCTACTCTCTCAACATTACGATTGGATCGATGGATCCCAGTGGTCATGGACGACCTAGAAACTTCTCCCCACTGGCCACGGATATCATGTCTTTTACCAGCGGCAGTCTGGAGGAGTCTGCCAATCTCCCAGTCACCACCCCATCTGTGGAGAAGGAGCCACCACCCTTCCGTCCCCTGATCCTGGAGACGGCAGCCTCAGTCACGTCCGACTCTTCATCTCCTCCCCACAACACAGCAACAGAGACCCCTGGTGAAAAGACCAGCCCCCAGGGGTCAGAGTCCCCAGAATCACCCTTCCCACCCAAATACTACTACAAAAACGGGACAGTCATGGCTCCTGACCTACCTGAAATGCTGGACCTTGCGGGAAGCAGGTCTAGACTGGCTTCTGAGAACACTGACCCTGAGATCATGAGGAGGAAGTCTGTCCCTGTGGACGCCCAAGTCCTTGGCAGCGACTCCCTGGCTAACCTGGTTCTGGGGGACCAGAGTCAGAACCAGAGTCTTGCCAAGAGTGAGAGCCAGCTGGAGGAGTTGGGTTACTGTGTGTTCAGTGAGTACTCAGGGCCCATGCCTTCCCCTGCTGACCTCCATAGTCCCATTGACTCCCCGCCCCAGCGCTTTACCCCTATGGCTCTGGAGGAAAAGATGGTGGAGGAGAAACTGAAAATCGATGCCAGAGACAAACTAGCCGAAGACGAGAAGACCAGTCAGTTAGCTGAGAGCGCCGGTTCCAAAGAAAAAGAAGAAACCAAACAAATGGGACAGAAGGATTCAGCTTCAGAGGAAAAAGACAACAAAAAGATCAGCCATGAAAATGCTTCCATGGAAAACCAAAAAGATAAACCAGCTTCAGCTGTGAAGTCAGCCGAGTCCTTTGTAACTCCTACAGTGACGGTTAccctggaagaggaggagaagctAGGAGACAACGGACCCGAGACAGATGCTGAGATGGCTGCCTATGAGAGGCAGATCCGCCGGCTGGAGATGGAGGACAGGCCCCTGAGCATGGAGGAGGAGCGGGAGCTGCAGGAGCTCAGGGAGAAAGTGAAGGACAAGTTCCTGGTGCACCAGGAGGCATACGAGGAGGTGGATGCTGAAGACGTCTACCAACTGACTGGAGTTGCCAAGGACAGGATCGGCAGGCCCGTTAGGCCCTCCCCAGCCTCCTCTGTGGAGagtaccacagaagaagacaatgTTTCAGTTACGGAGACAGAGAAACTTAAACAGACGGGAGGTCAGACAACGCCAAAGAAGGTTGACATCATGGTGATGTCTCCATCTGTGTCAGTTGGTGGTTCGAGCATCACAGAAGAAGACAAGGTTTTAGTTACGGAGACAGAGAAACCTAAGCAGACAGGAGGTCAGACAACACCAACAAAGCTTGACGTCATGGCAACGTCTCCATCTGTGTCAGGTGATGGTGTAAGCGCCACAGAAGAAGACACGGTTCCTGTTATGGAGACAGAGAAACCTAAACAGAATGGAGGTCAGACAACGCCAACGAAGGTTGACATCATGGTGACTTCTCCATCTGTGTCAGGTGATGGTGTgagcaccacagaagaagacaaggTTCCAGTTATGGAAATAGAGAAACCTAAACAGACGGGAGGTCAGACAACACCAACCAAGGTTGACATCATGGTAACTTCTCCATCTGTGTCAGGTGATGGTGTgagcaccacagaagaagacaaggTTCCAGTTATGGAAATAGAGAAACCTAAACAGACGGGAGGTCAGACAACACCAACCAAGGTTGACATCATGGTGACTTCTCCGTCTGTGTCAGTTGATGGTGTgagcaccacagaagaagacaagaTTTCAATTACGGAGACAGAGAAACCTAAACAGACGGGAGGTCAGACAACACCAACAAAGCTTAACGTCATGGTGACGTCTCCCTCTGTGTCAGGTGATGGTGTgagcaccacagaagaagacaaggTTCCAGTTACGGAAATAGAGAAACCTAAACAGAATGGAGGTCAGACAACACCAACCAAGGTTGACATCATGGTGACTTCTCCATCTGTGTCAGGTGGTGTTGTGAGCACCCCAGAAGAAGAAAATGTTCCAGTTATGGAAATAGAGAAACCTAAACAGACGGGAGGTCAGACAACGCCAACAAAGATTGACGTCATGGTGACGTCTCCCTCTGTGTCAGGTGATGGTGTgagcaccacagaagaagaaaatgtTTCAGTTATGGAAATAGAGAAACCTAAACAGACGGGAGGTCAGACAACGCCAACAAAGATTGACGTTATGACGACGTCTCCATCTGTGTCAGGTTGTGGTGTGAGCACCACAGAAGAAGATGACGAGAAAGTTAGCAaagaggagctgaaggagcaggttGTAGAGGTCAAAGAGAGGACCATGGAAGAAAATAAaaaggtagagggggaggaggaggatacaGAGCAGGCAGTGGAACCAGATGAAATCATGATAAAGATAAAACCATCAATGCCtgtagagaaagaagaggaggttgAGAAGGATAGAATGACAaacaaggaggaagaggaggaggaagatagcaAAGTTCTGGCAGGGGCAGGAGCAGCGGTGATTGATGTTCCAGAACCCAGAGCTGCCATAGAGTCAGTGGTGACTGTAGAAGATGACTTCATCACTGTAGTCCAGACCATCGAAGAGGGTGAGGAGCCAGGACACAGCGTGCGGTTTTCCGCTCCGCCCGAGCCTGAGacaccagaggaggaggaggaggagtcccAGGAGGTGGAGATCATGGAGGCAGCTAGTCTAGAGGAGGTGGGGGATGTCTCAGAGGAGGTCCTTGAGAAGGAGTTGCAGGCCTCCCCAGAGAAGGAGGTGCAGTTGGAGAccgagggacagacagagagctacGACAGAGACGAGACCACCATGGACGACTCCATCCTAGACAGCTCTTGGGTCGATACTCAAG ATCTCTCCACTGTCGATGTGGATGATGACATGAGCATGGCTGCCGAGCAGATCGAGCCCCTGACAGCCGACCGGGTCCCAGCCCCACCAGTCAAGAAGTACAAGACTCTCCAGCAGCAGAAGCAGGAAAAGCAGCCAGTGAAGCCCAAGGCTAAAAGCGGGCGTGTGAGGGGGCGCGAGGGGTGCGTCTCCACCCCTGAACGTAAACCCGTCCGCAAGGAGACTGTCTGTATCCCCAGGGAAGACATCAAGAAGAAAAAAG CCGTGAACAAGAAGACTGAGCTGACTAAGAAAGCAGAGACGCGCTCCTCTCCATCCCGGAAGAGTGTGTTAAAGCCTACTGCGGTCCGACACCCAAGTCCCGCCCAGCCCCAACCCCACCCCTGTGCTAGGAGGAAACCTACAG TGGGTGTACCAGAAGGTCGTCGGCCCCTCAGTGTAGCTAGACAGTCTCGGGACAGAGCCTCA TCACCACCATTAACAAAGATCCCAACCTGTAAAACGCGAGTGGTCACCCTCCTGCCCCCCCGCCCTAACTCGTCCTGCTCCTCCCACACTAAAAAGAACTTGCTGGGGGAGGTGGAGCTTGATAGGCCCCGCCCCTCCTCAGGTGGGCCTCGTGACTCTACCACACTACCCAGACTGATATACACG gaTGGCGGTTCGCAGAGCCCAAAAAGGTCGTCCCTGCCCCGGCCTGCTTCTGTCCCGCGGCCTGCCTCTATCCTCAGCCGGCGTATCCACCACCAACCACATGACCAGGAGGAGAGCTCCACCTCTATCACCAGCTCCGGCTCTACCGCACCCCGTAGACCCACGT CATTCAGTACAGAGGTCAGGGCGGAGCATAGGACAGGACGCGCCCCTAGTTGGACAG GCACACAGTCGATGCGTTCCCGTTCGCTGTGCACCACAACCCGCACCCCAGGGTCCACAGCCATCTCCCCGGGGACTCCTCCCAGCTATAGCTACTCCTGCCGCACACCTGGGACCCCTCTCACCCCTGGCACACCCCGTTCTCGAAGCCTGCTGCAGGAGAAGAAG GTGGCTCTGCTCCGCACCCCTCCCAAGTCACCTGCTACCACTCCCAAACAGCTCCGCATCCTTAACCAGCCCCTTCCCGACCTCAAGAACATCAAGTCCAAGATCGGCTCCACAGACAACATCAAGTACCAGCCCAAGGGGGGACAG ATTCAGATTTTAAACAAGAAGCTGGACTTCAGTCACGTACAGTCAAAATGCGGATCCAAGGATAACATGAAGCATTCTCCTCGTGGAGGCCAT GTGCTTATTCCCAGTGTTAAACTGGACTTTAGCCATGTTCAGTCTAGGTGTGGCTCCCTGGACAAAAGACAGTATGCTGCGGGAGGGGGAAAT GTGCAGATTCAGACCAAGAAGATTGACCTGAGTCACGTGACCTCCAAGTGTGGATCGCTGGACAACATCCGCCACCGGCCAG GGGGAGGTAACGTGCGCATAGAGAGTGTGAAGCTGGACTTTAAAGACAAGGCCCAGCCCAAGGTGGGTTCCCTGGATAATGCACACCACACCCCTGGTGGAGGCCACATTATG ATCGAAAGCCACAAGCTGTTGTTCCGTGATATGGCCAAGGCCCGGGTGGACCACGGGGCGGAGATCATTGTGACCCAGTCTCCGGAAATGGGCATGTCAGGGACGGTGTCCCCCCACCGCGACAGCCACCTGTCCTCCTCTGGCAGCATCAACTTGCTGGAGTCTCCACAGCTAGCCACTCTAGCTGAAGACGTCACCGCCGCCCTGGCCAAGCAGGGCTTGTGA